In one Pseudomonas fitomaticsae genomic region, the following are encoded:
- a CDS encoding di-heme oxidoreductase family protein, which translates to MPSLPLRLSALFLALGLSACDDAPRFTKAEPGEARSGGAATVRKSDQNAFSLPSANLPPSRRVDFSVGNSFFRSPWVIAPSTTTARDGLGPLFNTNACQNCHIKDGRGHPPTPDAANAVSMLVRLSIPDAPAYAKVIEQVGVVPEPVYGGQFQDMAVPGVAPEGKVRVDYTPVPVRFKDGTEVELRKPVLQITQLGYGPMHPDTRFSARVAPPMIGLGLLEAIPEEAILANAAAQAKENNGINGRPNRVWDDAQQKTVMGRFGWKAGQPNLNQQNVHAFSGDMGLTTSLRPFDDCTDAQIACKQAPNGNGPDGEPEVSDNILRLVLFYSRNLAVPARRSVNDPQVLAGKNLFFQAGCQSCHTPKYTTAANAAEPELAKQVIRPYSDLLLHDMGEGLADNRTEFQASGRDWRTPPLWGIGLTQAVSGHTQFLHDGRARNLLEAVLWHGGEAKAAQQQVLSFNAEQRAALLAFLNSL; encoded by the coding sequence ATGCCCTCGCTGCCTCTTCGCTTGTCCGCACTGTTTCTGGCCCTGGGCCTGAGTGCCTGCGATGACGCCCCGCGTTTCACCAAGGCCGAGCCGGGTGAGGCCCGTTCCGGCGGCGCCGCGACCGTGCGCAAGAGCGATCAGAACGCGTTTTCCCTGCCGTCCGCCAATCTGCCGCCTTCGCGGCGGGTGGACTTCAGCGTCGGCAACAGCTTCTTTCGCAGCCCGTGGGTGATCGCGCCGTCGACCACCACCGCCCGCGATGGCCTCGGCCCGCTGTTCAACACCAACGCCTGCCAGAACTGCCACATCAAGGACGGCCGCGGCCATCCGCCGACACCGGATGCGGCCAACGCCGTGTCGATGCTGGTGCGTCTGTCGATTCCCGATGCGCCGGCCTATGCCAAGGTCATCGAGCAAGTGGGCGTGGTGCCCGAGCCGGTTTACGGCGGCCAGTTCCAGGACATGGCCGTCCCCGGCGTCGCGCCGGAAGGCAAGGTGCGGGTCGATTACACGCCGGTTCCGGTCCGCTTCAAGGACGGCACCGAGGTCGAGCTGCGTAAACCGGTGCTGCAGATCACCCAGCTCGGCTACGGCCCGATGCACCCGGACACACGCTTCTCGGCCCGCGTTGCGCCGCCGATGATCGGCCTGGGCCTGCTCGAAGCGATCCCGGAAGAAGCGATCCTCGCCAACGCCGCCGCCCAGGCCAAAGAGAACAACGGCATCAATGGCCGGCCAAACCGGGTCTGGGATGACGCGCAGCAAAAGACCGTCATGGGGCGATTTGGCTGGAAAGCCGGCCAACCGAACCTCAATCAACAAAATGTTCACGCGTTTTCTGGTGATATGGGCCTCACCACCAGCCTGAGACCGTTTGATGACTGCACCGACGCGCAAATCGCCTGCAAACAGGCGCCGAACGGCAACGGCCCGGACGGCGAACCGGAAGTCAGCGACAACATCCTGCGCCTGGTGCTGTTCTACAGCCGCAACCTCGCCGTTCCCGCCCGCCGGAGCGTCAACGATCCACAGGTACTGGCCGGCAAAAATCTGTTTTTCCAGGCCGGATGCCAGTCCTGCCACACACCGAAATACACCACCGCCGCCAACGCGGCCGAACCTGAACTGGCCAAGCAAGTGATTCGACCGTACAGCGATCTGCTGCTGCACGACATGGGCGAAGGCCTGGCGGACAACCGCACCGAATTCCAGGCCTCCGGCCGCGACTGGCGCACCCCGCCACTATGGGGCATCGGCCTGACACAGGCGGTCAGCGGCCACACCCAGTTTCTGCACGACGGCCGCGCCCGCAACCTGCTCGAAGCCGTGCTCTGGCATGGCGGCGAAGCAAAAGCGGCGCAGCAACAGGTTTTGTCTTTCAATGCCGAGCAGCGTGCCGCGCTGCTGGCGTTCTTGAATTCACTTTAA
- a CDS encoding imelysin family protein, producing MFRPKLLFTSLAALALGACSPQDPQAVTSAAIAKSVILPTYTRWVEADKQLAVSALAYCQGKASLDTARADFLHAQKAWAELQPLLIGPLAEGNRSWQVQFWPDKKNLVGRQVEQLVTAQPQIDAAALAKSSVVVQGLSAYEYILFDAKPDVANDTQKAKYCPLLVAIGERQKQLAEEILSSWNNTDGMLAQMSKFPNQRYADSHEAIADLLRVQVTALDTLKKKLGTPMGRQSKGVPQPFQADAWRSQSSMESLEASLAAAKTVWEGVDNKGLRGLLPAEQKPLADKIDAAYAASLKLFGSTQRSLTEMLNDDAGRQQLNDIYDSLNVVHRLHEGELAKALGIQLGFNANDGD from the coding sequence ATGTTCCGTCCCAAGCTGTTGTTCACCAGCCTTGCCGCACTGGCCCTCGGCGCGTGCTCGCCGCAGGATCCCCAAGCCGTCACCTCGGCGGCCATCGCCAAATCGGTGATCCTGCCGACCTACACCCGCTGGGTCGAAGCCGACAAGCAACTGGCCGTCAGTGCCCTCGCCTACTGCCAGGGCAAAGCGTCGCTGGACACCGCCCGCGCCGACTTCCTGCACGCGCAGAAAGCCTGGGCCGAGCTGCAACCGCTGCTGATCGGCCCGCTGGCCGAGGGCAACCGCTCGTGGCAGGTGCAGTTCTGGCCGGACAAGAAAAACCTGGTCGGCCGTCAGGTCGAGCAACTGGTCACCGCGCAGCCGCAGATCGACGCCGCCGCCCTGGCCAAGTCCAGCGTTGTGGTTCAAGGCCTGTCCGCGTACGAGTACATCCTGTTCGACGCCAAGCCTGACGTGGCCAACGACACGCAGAAAGCCAAATACTGCCCACTGCTGGTGGCCATCGGCGAGCGTCAGAAACAACTGGCCGAAGAGATCCTCAGCAGTTGGAACAACACCGACGGCATGCTCGCGCAGATGAGCAAGTTCCCGAACCAGCGCTACGCCGACTCCCACGAAGCGATCGCCGATCTGCTGCGGGTACAGGTCACCGCTCTCGACACCCTGAAGAAGAAACTCGGCACGCCGATGGGCCGTCAGAGCAAGGGCGTACCTCAGCCGTTCCAGGCCGATGCATGGCGCAGCCAGTCGTCCATGGAGTCGCTGGAAGCCAGCCTCGCAGCGGCCAAAACCGTCTGGGAAGGCGTCGACAACAAAGGCCTGCGCGGCCTGCTGCCGGCTGAGCAAAAGCCGCTGGCGGACAAGATCGATGCAGCCTACGCGGCGTCGCTCAAACTGTTCGGCAGCACCCAGCGCTCGCTGACCGAAATGCTCAACGATGACGCCGGTCGCCAGCAGCTCAACGACATCTACGACAGCCTCAACGTCGTCCACCGCCTGCACGAAGGCGAGCTGGCCAAGGCGCTGGGCATCCAACTGGGCTTCAACGCCAACGACGGTGACTGA
- a CDS encoding ATPase: MSMRNDAHDDFDDVPSLRADTLDDDDFPATARTSVHSRTPPVVKVKAASTGPLWALVGALFFAFIGLAWWSFQQISLMEQQLVATQESFARISEEAAGRLQDISGKVVASQTNVTTDSEALKLQIKQLQSALQDQSKQQQGVAGQATDLDKRLAQMTAQTTEQQNANTQLQAQVKALSAELATLKSTPADTSKLDAQLKSFDAQVKGFDAQFKSLGADITALKKQGGSNPAIDRLEQEIVILKSEQDNRPAAAQGGTNTAEFDAFRGQMTRNINTLQAQIQNLQQQLNARP, from the coding sequence ATGTCCATGCGTAACGATGCCCACGACGATTTCGACGATGTACCGAGCCTGCGCGCCGATACCCTCGATGACGACGATTTTCCGGCCACCGCCCGCACCTCCGTGCATTCGCGCACGCCGCCGGTGGTCAAGGTCAAGGCCGCCAGCACCGGGCCGTTGTGGGCACTGGTCGGTGCATTGTTCTTCGCCTTCATCGGTCTGGCCTGGTGGAGCTTCCAGCAGATTTCGCTGATGGAGCAGCAACTGGTGGCGACCCAGGAAAGTTTCGCGCGCATCAGTGAGGAAGCGGCGGGGCGCCTGCAGGACATTTCCGGCAAGGTCGTGGCCAGCCAGACCAACGTCACCACCGACAGCGAAGCGCTGAAGCTGCAGATCAAGCAGCTGCAAAGCGCGCTTCAGGATCAAAGCAAACAGCAGCAGGGCGTGGCCGGGCAGGCGACAGATCTGGACAAGCGGCTGGCGCAGATGACCGCCCAGACCACCGAACAGCAGAACGCCAACACCCAGTTGCAGGCCCAGGTCAAAGCCCTGAGCGCCGAACTGGCGACGCTGAAGAGCACACCGGCCGACACCAGTAAGCTCGATGCTCAGCTCAAGAGCTTCGATGCACAGGTGAAGGGTTTCGATGCGCAGTTCAAGAGCCTCGGTGCCGACATCACGGCCCTGAAAAAACAAGGTGGGTCGAACCCTGCGATCGATCGTCTGGAGCAGGAAATCGTCATCCTCAAAAGCGAGCAGGACAACCGTCCGGCCGCTGCGCAGGGCGGCACCAACACCGCCGAGTTCGATGCGTTCCGTGGGCAGATGACCCGCAACATCAACACCCTGCAAGCGCAGATCCAGAACCTGCAACAGCAACTCAACGCCCGTCCGTAA
- a CDS encoding NAD-dependent epimerase/dehydratase family protein, with protein MKILVTGASGFIGGRFARFALEQGLDVRVNGRRAEGVEHLVRRGAEFVQGDLSDPELVRALCSDVEAVVHCAGAVGLWGRYQDFHQGNVQVTENVVEACLKQRVRRLVHLSSPSIYFDGRDHLGLTEEQVPKRFKHHYAATKYLAEQKVFGAQEFGLETLALRPRFVTGAGDMSIFPRLLNMQRKGRLAIIGNGLNKVDFTSVHNLNEALLSSLLADASALGKAYNISNGAPVPLWDVVNYVMRRMEVPQVTKYRSYGLAYSVAALNEGVCKLWPGRPEPTLSRLGMQVMNKNFTLDISRARHYLDYDPKVSLWTALDEFCGWWKAQDIR; from the coding sequence ATGAAAATTCTGGTCACCGGCGCAAGCGGCTTCATTGGCGGACGCTTTGCGCGTTTCGCCCTGGAGCAGGGCCTGGACGTGCGGGTCAACGGTCGCCGGGCCGAGGGTGTCGAGCATCTGGTGCGTCGCGGTGCCGAGTTCGTTCAAGGCGATTTGAGCGATCCGGAACTGGTGCGTGCGCTGTGCAGCGATGTCGAAGCCGTGGTGCATTGCGCCGGCGCGGTCGGCTTGTGGGGCCGGTATCAGGACTTCCATCAGGGCAACGTGCAGGTCACCGAAAACGTGGTCGAGGCCTGCCTGAAACAACGGGTTCGACGGCTGGTGCATCTGTCGTCGCCCTCGATCTACTTTGACGGTCGCGACCATCTTGGCCTGACCGAAGAGCAAGTGCCCAAGCGCTTCAAGCATCACTATGCCGCGACCAAATACCTGGCCGAGCAAAAGGTCTTCGGCGCCCAGGAATTCGGCCTCGAAACCCTCGCCCTGCGCCCGCGTTTCGTCACCGGCGCCGGCGACATGAGCATCTTCCCGCGCTTGCTGAACATGCAGCGCAAGGGCCGTCTGGCGATCATCGGCAACGGTCTGAACAAGGTCGATTTCACCAGCGTGCACAACCTCAACGAAGCGTTGCTCAGCAGTCTGCTGGCCGATGCTTCCGCGCTTGGCAAGGCCTACAACATCAGCAACGGTGCTCCGGTGCCGCTGTGGGATGTGGTCAATTACGTGATGCGCAGGATGGAAGTCCCACAGGTCACCAAGTACCGTTCCTACGGACTGGCCTACAGCGTGGCGGCGCTCAACGAAGGGGTGTGCAAGCTCTGGCCCGGGCGTCCCGAGCCGACCCTGTCGCGCCTGGGCATGCAGGTGATGAACAAAAATTTCACCCTCGACATCAGTCGCGCCCGGCATTATCTGGACTACGATCCGAAAGTCAGTCTGTGGACGGCCCTCGATGAGTTCTGTGGCTGGTGGAAGGCGCAGGACATTCGTTGA
- a CDS encoding putative bifunctional diguanylate cyclase/phosphodiesterase, translating to MKLELKNSLSVKLLRVVLLSALIVGVVLSCAQIVFDAYKTRQAVAGDAERILDMFRDPSTQAVYSLDREMGMQVIEGLFQDDAVRQASIGHPNEAMLAQKSRELQHSNSRWLTDLILGQERTFTTQLVGRGPYSEYYGDLSITLDTATYGQGFIVSSVIIFISGVLRALAMGLVLYLVYHWLLTKPLSRIIEHLTEINPDRPSEHKIPQLKGHEKNELGIWINTANQLLESIERNTHLRHEAENSLLRMAQYDFLTGLPNRQQLQQQLDKILVDAGKLQRRVAVLCVGLDDFKGINEQFSYQTGDQLLLALADRLRAHSGRLGALARLGGDQFALVQADIEQPYEAAELAQSILDDLEAPFALDHQEIRLRATIGITLFPEDGDSTEKLLQKAEQTMTLAKTRSRNRYQFYIASVDSEMRRRRELEKDLRDALLRDQFYLVYQPQISYRDHCVVGVEALIRWQHPEHGLVPPDLFIPLAEQNGTIIAIGEWVLDQACKQLRDWHDQGFVDLRMAVNLSTVQLHHAELPRVVNNLLQMYRLPPRSLELEVTETGLMEDISTAAQHLLSLRRSGALIAIDDFGTGYSSLSYLKSLPLDKIKIDKSFVQDLLDDDDDATIVRAIIQLGKSLGMQVIAEGVETAEQETYIISEGCHEGQGYHYSKPLPARELSVYLKQAQRSNAAIL from the coding sequence TTGAAGCTGGAACTCAAGAACAGCTTGTCGGTGAAGTTGCTCCGGGTCGTGCTCCTGTCGGCATTGATCGTCGGCGTGGTCTTGAGCTGCGCGCAGATCGTTTTCGATGCCTATAAAACACGCCAGGCCGTCGCCGGCGATGCCGAGCGCATCCTCGACATGTTCCGCGATCCCTCCACCCAGGCCGTCTACAGCCTGGACCGGGAGATGGGCATGCAGGTGATCGAAGGCCTGTTCCAGGACGACGCCGTGCGCCAGGCCTCCATCGGCCATCCCAACGAAGCGATGCTCGCGCAGAAGTCCCGTGAGCTGCAGCATTCCAACAGCCGCTGGCTGACCGACCTGATCCTCGGCCAGGAACGCACCTTCACCACCCAACTGGTGGGACGCGGCCCCTACAGCGAATATTACGGCGACCTGAGCATCACCCTCGACACCGCCACCTACGGTCAGGGTTTCATTGTCAGCTCGGTGATCATCTTCATTTCCGGCGTGTTGCGCGCCTTGGCCATGGGCCTGGTGCTGTACCTGGTCTATCACTGGCTGCTGACCAAACCGCTGTCGCGGATCATCGAACACCTCACCGAGATCAACCCGGACCGCCCCAGCGAACACAAGATTCCGCAGCTCAAGGGCCACGAGAAAAACGAACTCGGTATCTGGATCAACACCGCCAACCAGTTGCTCGAATCCATCGAACGCAACACCCACCTGCGTCACGAGGCGGAAAACAGCCTGCTGCGCATGGCCCAGTACGACTTCCTCACCGGCCTGCCGAACCGCCAGCAATTGCAGCAGCAACTGGACAAGATTCTGGTGGATGCCGGCAAGCTGCAGCGCCGGGTTGCGGTGTTGTGTGTCGGACTGGATGACTTCAAAGGCATCAACGAACAATTCAGCTACCAGACCGGCGACCAGTTGTTGCTCGCCCTGGCTGATCGTCTACGCGCCCACAGCGGTCGCCTCGGCGCGCTCGCCCGTCTCGGCGGCGACCAGTTCGCGCTGGTGCAGGCCGATATCGAGCAACCTTACGAAGCGGCGGAACTGGCGCAAAGCATTCTCGATGACCTGGAAGCGCCGTTCGCCCTCGACCATCAGGAAATCCGCCTGCGCGCGACCATCGGCATCACCCTGTTCCCGGAGGACGGCGACAGCACCGAGAAGCTGTTGCAGAAAGCCGAGCAGACCATGACCCTGGCCAAGACCCGCTCGCGCAACCGCTATCAGTTCTATATCGCCAGCGTCGACAGCGAAATGCGCCGCCGTCGCGAACTGGAAAAAGACCTGCGTGATGCGCTGTTGCGCGATCAGTTCTACCTCGTCTATCAACCGCAGATCAGCTACCGCGATCACTGTGTGGTCGGCGTCGAAGCCCTGATCCGCTGGCAGCATCCGGAACATGGGCTGGTGCCACCGGACCTGTTCATCCCGCTGGCGGAGCAGAACGGCACCATCATCGCCATCGGCGAATGGGTGCTGGATCAGGCCTGCAAGCAACTGCGCGACTGGCACGATCAGGGCTTCGTCGACCTGCGCATGGCGGTCAACCTGTCCACTGTGCAGTTGCACCACGCCGAGCTGCCACGGGTGGTCAATAACCTGTTGCAGATGTACCGCCTCCCACCGCGCAGTCTGGAGCTGGAAGTCACCGAAACCGGCCTGATGGAAGACATCAGCACCGCCGCCCAGCACCTGCTGAGCCTGCGCCGCTCCGGTGCGCTGATCGCCATCGACGACTTCGGCACCGGCTATTCGTCACTGAGCTATCTCAAGAGTCTGCCGCTGGACAAGATCAAGATCGACAAGAGCTTCGTCCAGGACCTGCTGGATGACGACGATGACGCGACCATCGTTCGCGCCATCATTCAACTGGGCAAGAGCCTCGGCATGCAGGTGATCGCCGAGGGCGTGGAAACCGCCGAACAGGAAACCTACATCATCTCCGAAGGCTGCCACGAAGGTCAGGGCTACCACTACAGCAAGCCGCTGCCGGCGCGCGAACTGAGCGTTTATCTCAAGCAGGCCCAGCGCAGCAACGCGGCCATCCTCTGA
- a CDS encoding LysE/ArgO family amino acid transporter: MWQSYTNGLLVAFGLIMAIGTQNAFVLAQSLRREHHLPVAALCVACDALLVAAGVFGLATVLAQNPTLLAVARWGGAVFLIWYGSQALRRACSKQSLQQGENQTVRSLRAVMLSALAVTLLNPHVYLDTVLLIGSLGAQQSVPGAYVVGAASASLLWFFTLAFGAAWLAPWLARPSTWRILDLLVAVMMFTVAGQLILAS, encoded by the coding sequence ATGTGGCAAAGCTATACCAACGGTTTGCTGGTGGCGTTCGGGCTGATCATGGCGATCGGCACACAGAATGCCTTTGTCCTGGCGCAGAGCCTGCGGCGTGAACATCACCTGCCGGTCGCGGCGCTGTGCGTCGCCTGTGATGCGTTGCTGGTGGCGGCCGGGGTGTTCGGGCTCGCCACGGTGCTGGCGCAGAACCCGACGTTGCTGGCAGTTGCCCGCTGGGGTGGTGCGGTGTTCCTGATCTGGTACGGCAGCCAGGCGCTGCGCCGGGCCTGCTCGAAACAGAGCCTGCAACAGGGTGAAAACCAGACCGTGCGTTCGCTGCGGGCGGTGATGCTCAGCGCACTGGCGGTGACCCTGCTCAACCCGCACGTCTATCTCGACACCGTTTTGCTGATCGGCTCCCTCGGTGCGCAACAGTCGGTGCCCGGCGCTTATGTCGTCGGCGCGGCGAGTGCTTCGCTGCTGTGGTTCTTCACCCTGGCGTTCGGCGCGGCATGGCTTGCACCGTGGCTGGCAAGGCCGAGTACCTGGCGGATTCTCGATCTGCTGGTGGCGGTGATGATGTTCACGGTGGCAGGGCAATTGATATTGGCTTCGTGA
- a CDS encoding LysR family transcriptional regulator ArgP has product MFDYKLLSALAAVVEQAGFERAAQVLGLSQSAISQRIKLLEARVGQPVLVRGTPPSPTEIGRRLLNHVQQVRLLERDLQTLVPALDEEGLPERLRIALNADSLATWWAEAVGDFCAEQHLLLDLIVEDQTVGLKRMRAGEVAGCLCASERPVAGARSVLLGAMRYRALASPAFIERHFPEGVRAEQLPRTPALVFGPDDFLQHRYLASLGVDGGFEHHLCPSSEGFIRLTEAGLGWGLVPELQVREQLERGVLRELLPDKPIDVPLYWHHWRNGGQLLGLLTEQLVRSSAQWLVPLD; this is encoded by the coding sequence ATGTTCGACTACAAATTGCTTTCCGCTCTGGCCGCCGTGGTCGAGCAGGCCGGATTCGAACGGGCGGCGCAGGTGCTGGGCCTTTCGCAATCGGCGATTTCCCAGCGGATCAAACTGCTGGAAGCGCGGGTCGGCCAGCCGGTCTTGGTGCGCGGCACGCCGCCGTCGCCGACCGAGATTGGCCGGCGCCTGCTTAACCATGTGCAGCAGGTGCGCCTGCTCGAACGGGATTTGCAGACGCTGGTGCCGGCGCTGGACGAGGAAGGCCTGCCGGAGCGCCTGCGTATCGCCCTGAATGCCGACAGCCTCGCCACCTGGTGGGCCGAGGCGGTAGGCGACTTCTGCGCCGAACAACATCTATTGCTCGATCTGATCGTCGAAGACCAGACCGTCGGTCTCAAACGCATGCGCGCCGGTGAAGTGGCCGGTTGCCTGTGCGCCAGTGAGCGACCGGTGGCAGGCGCGCGCAGCGTGCTGCTCGGAGCGATGCGCTATCGGGCGCTGGCCAGTCCGGCGTTCATCGAGCGGCATTTTCCCGAGGGCGTGCGGGCTGAACAGTTACCGCGCACCCCGGCGCTGGTCTTTGGCCCGGACGATTTTCTCCAGCATCGATACCTCGCCTCCCTCGGCGTCGATGGCGGTTTCGAACATCATCTGTGCCCGTCGTCCGAAGGTTTCATCCGCCTGACCGAAGCCGGGCTCGGCTGGGGACTGGTGCCGGAATTACAGGTCCGCGAGCAACTGGAACGCGGCGTGCTGCGCGAACTGTTGCCAGATAAACCGATCGACGTGCCCTTGTACTGGCATCATTGGCGCAATGGCGGTCAGTTGCTCGGGCTGTTGACCGAGCAATTGGTGCGCTCGTCGGCGCAATGGCTGGTGCCGTTGGACTGA
- a CDS encoding superoxide dismutase, whose protein sequence is MAFELPPLPYAHDALQPHISKETLEFHHDKHHNTYVVNLNNLVPGTEFEGKTLEEIVKTSSGGIFNNAAQVWNHTFYWNCLAPNAGGQPTGALAEAINAAFGSFDKFKEEFSKTSIGTFGSGWGWLVKKADGSLALASTIGAGNPLTSGDTPLLTCDVWEHAYYIDYRNLRPKYVEAFWNLVNWKFVAEQFEGKTFTA, encoded by the coding sequence ATGGCTTTCGAATTGCCGCCGCTGCCTTACGCACACGATGCCCTGCAGCCGCACATTTCCAAGGAAACCCTGGAATTCCACCACGACAAGCACCACAACACCTACGTCGTGAACCTGAACAACCTGGTGCCAGGCACCGAGTTCGAAGGCAAGACCCTGGAAGAAATCGTCAAGACTTCCTCGGGCGGCATCTTCAACAACGCCGCTCAGGTCTGGAACCACACCTTCTACTGGAACTGCCTGGCGCCAAACGCCGGCGGTCAACCAACCGGCGCACTGGCTGAAGCCATCAACGCGGCTTTCGGTTCGTTCGACAAGTTCAAGGAAGAGTTCAGCAAAACCTCGATCGGCACCTTCGGTTCCGGCTGGGGCTGGCTGGTGAAAAAGGCTGACGGTTCCCTGGCCCTGGCCAGCACCATCGGCGCCGGCAACCCGCTGACCAGCGGCGACACCCCGCTGCTGACTTGCGACGTGTGGGAACACGCTTACTACATCGACTACCGTAACCTGCGTCCTAAGTACGTCGAGGCGTTCTGGAACCTGGTCAACTGGAAGTTCGTGGCCGAGCAGTTCGAAGGCAAGACCTTCACCGCTTAA
- a CDS encoding ACT domain-containing protein encodes MAGETSLTTLLRSMSPQLNAGEYVFCTLRDGQLPSGLEIVGSFREQEGLTVILDRSHAERAGFSFDYVAAWITLNVHSALEAVGLTAAFATALGKAGISCNVIAGYYHDHLFVGQADAERAMQVLRDLAANAE; translated from the coding sequence ATGGCTGGCGAAACCTCGTTGACCACCCTGCTGCGCAGCATGAGCCCGCAGCTCAATGCCGGCGAATATGTGTTCTGCACCTTGCGCGACGGCCAGTTGCCGAGCGGCCTGGAAATCGTCGGCAGCTTCCGTGAACAGGAAGGCCTGACAGTGATTCTCGATCGGTCCCACGCCGAGCGCGCCGGTTTCAGCTTCGACTATGTCGCGGCCTGGATCACCTTGAACGTGCATTCGGCGCTGGAAGCCGTCGGCCTGACCGCCGCGTTCGCCACCGCACTGGGCAAGGCGGGCATCAGTTGCAACGTGATTGCCGGCTACTACCACGACCATTTGTTCGTCGGTCAGGCCGACGCCGAACGCGCCATGCAAGTGCTGCGCGATCTCGCAGCCAACGCGGAGTAA
- a CDS encoding imelysin family protein, giving the protein MIRMPLATASLLAIAISLAGCGEGKDKEKAAAPAPTPAASTAAPAAPAAAGKVDEAAGKAVVSHYADMVFAVYSDAESTAKTLQTAIDAFLAKPNADTLKAAKAAWVAARVPYLQSEVFRFGNTIIDDWEGQVNAWPLDEGLIDYVDKSYEHALGNPGATANIIANTEVQVGEDKVDVKDITPEKLASLNELGGSEANVATGYHAIEFLLWGQDLNGTGPGAGNRPASDYLEGAGATGGHNDRRRAYLKAVTQLLVSDLEEMVGNWKPNVADNYRATLEAEPAESGLRKMLFGMGSLSLGELAGERMKVSLEANSPEDEQDCFSDNTHNSHFYDAKGIRNVYLGEYTRVDGTKMTGASLSSLVAKVDPAADIALKADLAATEAKIQVMVDHANKGEHYDQLIAAGNTAGNQIVRDAIASLVKQTGSIEAAAGKLGISDLNPDNADHEF; this is encoded by the coding sequence ATGATTCGTATGCCTCTGGCTACCGCCAGTCTGCTGGCCATCGCTATTTCCCTCGCCGGTTGCGGCGAAGGTAAAGACAAAGAAAAGGCCGCCGCTCCTGCGCCGACTCCGGCTGCGAGCACCGCTGCACCGGCTGCGCCTGCTGCTGCCGGTAAAGTCGACGAGGCCGCCGGCAAAGCCGTTGTCTCGCACTACGCCGACATGGTCTTCGCCGTTTACAGCGATGCCGAATCCACCGCGAAAACCCTGCAAACCGCCATCGACGCGTTCCTCGCCAAGCCGAACGCCGACACCTTGAAAGCCGCCAAGGCTGCCTGGGTTGCCGCCCGCGTTCCTTACCTGCAAAGCGAAGTGTTCCGCTTCGGCAATACCATCATCGACGACTGGGAAGGTCAGGTGAACGCCTGGCCTCTGGACGAAGGCCTGATCGACTACGTCGACAAATCCTACGAGCATGCACTGGGCAACCCGGGCGCCACCGCCAACATCATCGCCAACACCGAAGTACAGGTCGGCGAAGACAAGGTCGACGTCAAGGACATCACCCCGGAAAAACTCGCCAGCCTGAACGAGCTGGGCGGCTCCGAAGCCAACGTTGCCACCGGCTACCACGCCATCGAATTCCTGCTCTGGGGCCAGGATCTGAACGGCACCGGCCCTGGCGCCGGCAACCGTCCAGCATCGGACTACCTGGAAGGCGCCGGCGCCACCGGCGGTCACAACGACCGTCGTCGCGCCTACCTGAAAGCCGTGACCCAGCTGCTGGTCAGCGACCTGGAAGAAATGGTCGGCAACTGGAAGCCGAACGTGGCCGACAACTACCGCGCCACCCTGGAAGCCGAACCGGCTGAAAGCGGCCTGCGCAAAATGCTGTTCGGCATGGGCAGCCTGTCCCTGGGCGAGCTGGCCGGCGAGCGCATGAAGGTATCTCTGGAAGCGAACTCTCCTGAAGATGAACAGGATTGCTTCAGCGACAACACCCACAACTCGCACTTCTACGATGCCAAGGGCATTCGTAACGTTTACCTGGGCGAGTACACCCGCGTCGACGGCACCAAGATGACCGGCGCCAGCCTGTCGTCGCTGGTGGCCAAGGTTGATCCGGCTGCCGACATCGCGTTGAAAGCCGATCTGGCCGCCACCGAAGCCAAGATCCAGGTCATGGTCGATCACGCCAACAAGGGTGAGCACTACGACCAGTTGATCGCGGCCGGCAACACCGCCGGCAACCAGATCGTTCGCGACGCCATCGCTTCGCTGGTCAAGCAGACCGGTTCGATCGAAGCCGCTGCCGGCAAACTGGGCATCAGCGACCTGAACCCGGACAACGCCGATCACGAGTTCTGA